A region from the Desulfoglaeba alkanexedens ALDC genome encodes:
- a CDS encoding MOP flippase family protein translates to MGLKEKTVSGVKWSGISMGAVTALQFATLAILARLLSPADFGLMGMIMVVIGFAQAFADMGISNAIIHRQDATKDQLSSLYWLNILAGFIVFCVVCASTPLVVEFYNEPRLTRLLYLTALVFLITPLGQQFQILLQKELKFDGLAKIEIATAVVNSTVSIGVAFAGLGVYSLICGQLAGTTVKVVLLCGIGWRNWRPSFHFAKQDVKGYIGFGLYQMGERSINYLNSNLDYLLIGSMLGARALGYYTLAYNLIIRPSTMINPVITKVAFPVLSLIQNETDKLRRGYLQVVQVLAMVNFPILMGLAVVAPVAVPVIFGDQWLPSVILIQILTIVGLLRSIGNPIGSLLLAKGRADLGFKWNLGLTVTQIPGLYLGAGLGGAVGVAIAFSVLTVLYCIFSYLVLIRTLLGPCLRDYVQSMWPALWMSAVMGAVICAIGALFQNDSRLIIFILQVFIGSAVFISLFFFNEKILFNELKSMLFNRKVVVVAEE, encoded by the coding sequence ATGGGCCTGAAAGAAAAAACCGTATCTGGCGTCAAATGGAGTGGCATCTCGATGGGAGCAGTCACCGCGCTCCAGTTTGCCACTTTGGCGATTCTCGCCCGACTCCTCTCACCCGCAGATTTCGGGCTTATGGGAATGATTATGGTGGTCATCGGGTTTGCCCAGGCGTTTGCAGACATGGGCATTTCCAACGCCATCATCCACCGCCAGGATGCTACAAAAGACCAATTATCCAGTCTTTACTGGTTGAATATACTCGCGGGTTTCATCGTTTTTTGCGTCGTATGCGCGTCTACCCCTCTGGTTGTTGAGTTCTATAACGAGCCGCGCTTAACCAGACTGCTTTATCTGACCGCGTTGGTTTTTCTAATAACACCATTGGGCCAGCAGTTTCAGATTCTTTTGCAGAAAGAACTCAAGTTTGACGGATTGGCAAAGATCGAAATAGCAACGGCGGTTGTAAATTCAACGGTGAGCATAGGTGTAGCCTTCGCAGGACTTGGCGTTTATTCCCTGATTTGTGGGCAATTGGCTGGCACGACCGTAAAAGTCGTGTTGCTTTGTGGAATTGGGTGGCGAAACTGGCGACCATCATTTCATTTCGCAAAACAAGATGTCAAAGGCTACATCGGTTTCGGGCTTTACCAGATGGGTGAACGCTCGATCAATTACCTGAATTCAAATCTTGATTATCTATTGATCGGGTCGATGCTAGGTGCGCGTGCATTGGGATATTACACCCTGGCGTATAATCTGATTATCAGGCCCTCAACGATGATTAACCCTGTAATCACGAAAGTCGCCTTCCCAGTCTTGTCGCTGATCCAAAATGAAACCGATAAGCTTCGGAGAGGTTATCTTCAGGTGGTCCAGGTATTGGCGATGGTAAATTTTCCAATATTGATGGGGCTTGCGGTGGTTGCGCCCGTTGCAGTCCCTGTAATCTTTGGCGATCAATGGCTTCCCAGCGTTATCCTCATTCAGATATTAACGATTGTAGGGCTGTTACGTTCAATAGGAAACCCTATTGGTTCGCTTCTCTTAGCAAAAGGGCGGGCGGACCTTGGCTTCAAATGGAATCTCGGGCTTACCGTGACGCAGATACCCGGCCTTTATCTCGGCGCGGGGTTGGGCGGGGCTGTAGGCGTGGCGATCGCTTTTTCGGTGCTAACGGTTTTGTACTGCATATTTAGCTATCTCGTCTTAATTCGCACATTGCTCGGCCCATGCCTGCGTGATTATGTCCAAAGCATGTGGCCGGCGCTGTGGATGAGTGCGGTGATGGGCGCTGTTATTTGCGCGATAGGTGCGTTATTTCAAAACGATTCAAGATTGATCATATTTATTCTACAAGTTTTTATTGGGTCAGCGGTTTTCATCAGCCTGTTTTTCTTTAATGAAAAAATACTCTTTAATGAGCTGAAAAGCATGCTTTTTAATAGAAAAGTCGTCGTCGTTGCTGAAGAATAA
- a CDS encoding glycosyltransferase family protein has translation MPQKVLMAVPNYYTSVFQVGSHHYARAFEELGFKILFISNPISPFHKIFANNLQLKNREAIHKAGGKKTGNILFYVPQALFTPYNKPILSSSFVINNWQRFTFPNLLNYIKQKGFNEVEILWFDSPLFGFLLDKVKYKTSILRIADYSKGFSAVSQNQFDKEIEMANRVDKIVYSAKNLKDKYSEIEDKSKMVYVPNGIDLAFFEKADKIFPAEFESIPEPRVIYIGAIHEWFDVDLVYHSAQNLPAYSFVIIGPEQKDLSKLRSLTNIYLLGQKPYNRVPQFLSHSQVGIIPFDVTNHPDLINSINPIKIYEYLACNLTVVSMKWEEIEDLNELICLADNHDAFIDGVKNYSAFKSDPEKCLRFVKENQWIEKLKHLLFF, from the coding sequence ATGCCCCAAAAAGTTTTAATGGCCGTGCCCAATTACTACACCTCGGTTTTTCAAGTAGGAAGTCACCATTATGCAAGAGCATTTGAAGAATTAGGATTTAAAATATTATTTATCTCCAATCCGATCTCGCCGTTTCATAAAATATTTGCCAATAACTTACAACTAAAAAATCGAGAGGCCATTCATAAAGCAGGTGGAAAGAAAACAGGCAATATACTTTTCTACGTTCCCCAAGCTCTATTTACACCTTACAATAAACCTATCTTATCTTCGTCCTTCGTTATTAACAACTGGCAAAGATTTACATTCCCAAACCTACTCAATTATATAAAACAAAAAGGGTTTAATGAAGTTGAGATATTGTGGTTTGATAGTCCGCTGTTTGGCTTTCTGCTTGATAAGGTAAAGTACAAAACATCTATATTGAGGATTGCAGATTATTCAAAAGGTTTTAGTGCTGTATCTCAGAATCAGTTCGATAAAGAAATAGAGATGGCTAATAGGGTTGATAAAATAGTTTACAGTGCAAAAAACCTAAAAGATAAATATTCGGAAATAGAAGACAAATCTAAAATGGTATATGTGCCAAACGGAATAGATTTGGCCTTTTTTGAAAAGGCAGATAAAATTTTTCCTGCAGAGTTCGAATCCATCCCTGAACCAAGAGTGATATATATAGGCGCAATTCATGAATGGTTTGATGTAGATTTAGTTTACCATAGCGCTCAAAACCTGCCCGCTTATAGTTTTGTAATAATTGGGCCAGAGCAAAAGGATTTATCAAAATTGAGATCATTAACCAATATTTATCTTCTTGGTCAAAAACCATACAACAGAGTCCCGCAATTTTTGAGCCATTCTCAAGTTGGGATTATTCCCTTTGACGTAACGAACCATCCTGATTTAATAAATAGTATAAATCCTATAAAAATATATGAATACTTAGCCTGTAATTTGACAGTTGTGAGTATGAAATGGGAAGAAATAGAGGATTTGAATGAATTGATATGCCTCGCAGATAACCATGACGCTTTTATTGACGGCGTTAAAAACTATTCAGCATTTAAAAGTGACCCGGAAAAATGTTTAAGATTTGTGAAAGAAAACCAATGGATAGAAAAATTAAAGCATTTGCTTTTCTTTTGA
- a CDS encoding glycosyltransferase, translating to MFKFKTKNVVHTWIFLLRVLEIERPDVVSIHNLPGWSAAAWTTIAEKGIPSVQVLHDSYAICPKSTMYREGSGNCARQCISCRLLRLPHRRLSRRVSAVVRFSRYILYGYAGDHNNVAEGQGAER from the coding sequence ATGTTTAAGTTCAAAACAAAAAATGTTGTGCATACTTGGATATTTTTGCTAAGGGTGCTGGAGATCGAGCGGCCTGATGTGGTGTCGATCCACAACCTGCCCGGCTGGTCGGCGGCGGCGTGGACTACCATCGCCGAAAAGGGCATCCCGTCCGTGCAGGTGCTGCACGATTCCTACGCCATTTGTCCCAAAAGCACCATGTATCGTGAAGGCTCAGGAAATTGCGCGAGGCAATGCATTTCGTGCCGCCTGCTACGCCTGCCGCACCGCAGGCTTAGCCGCCGCGTTTCAGCCGTGGTCCGGTTCAGCCGTTACATCCTGTATGGGTATGCGGGAGATCATAACAACGTCGCTGAAGGTCAAGGGGCCGAGCGATGA
- a CDS encoding cellulase family glycosylhydrolase: MRKAFYFGRTRIGRATNWVGFAIMASACLWIAAVAAGEHTFVLGVGTHLQSGKRDLEKSLDRLAAAGVMALRDDVPWSLVEQTPGKLHIPDRWDRLVNEANARGINPLLILDYGNKFYDDGDKPTSDEAIAAFTRYAAFVAAHFKGRVPYYEIWNEWGWSGGSPEDYVRLVKSVYPAVKGADPDAIVLVGADVPVGAGKSHNTILGGFIEQIILQGVLNFVDALSLHTYVHCEPGSHPEDWAAWMRQVEEELKRTAGGPVPFYITEMGWPTCIGSCGIDIEEQARYLARMFLLARTMPFIKGIWWYDLQNDGPDPKNREHNFGLLNHDLTPKPAYTALKSVSPVVREGRYVGSLYAGPAVHILRFDQGETTALAFWKEEHAPCSAVWLTSSKPIQAKVGDIDGCMKPVSWEAVGASGYRLPLPLSEMPQMLFLAGEAISLDKLGASCAREP; the protein is encoded by the coding sequence ATGAGAAAAGCCTTTTATTTCGGCCGAACGAGAATTGGGCGCGCAACCAACTGGGTGGGTTTCGCCATAATGGCTTCGGCTTGTCTCTGGATCGCTGCGGTGGCGGCCGGCGAGCACACCTTCGTTCTTGGCGTAGGGACCCACTTACAAAGCGGCAAAAGGGACCTGGAAAAAAGCTTGGACAGGCTGGCCGCGGCGGGTGTCATGGCCCTACGCGACGACGTTCCATGGAGCCTCGTCGAGCAAACGCCTGGGAAACTGCACATTCCCGACCGCTGGGATCGCTTGGTCAATGAGGCCAACGCACGCGGCATAAATCCGCTTCTGATTCTGGACTACGGCAACAAATTTTATGATGACGGCGACAAGCCGACATCGGATGAAGCCATCGCGGCCTTCACGCGCTACGCCGCCTTTGTGGCCGCACACTTCAAAGGTCGCGTTCCCTATTATGAAATCTGGAACGAGTGGGGCTGGAGCGGTGGTAGTCCGGAAGACTACGTCCGCTTGGTTAAGAGTGTATATCCTGCTGTTAAGGGTGCCGACCCAGATGCAATAGTGCTTGTCGGCGCAGATGTTCCTGTTGGTGCAGGGAAATCTCACAACACCATCCTCGGAGGGTTTATCGAGCAAATCATACTCCAAGGTGTCTTGAACTTCGTTGATGCCCTTTCTCTACATACATACGTTCATTGCGAGCCAGGCTCTCACCCAGAAGACTGGGCTGCTTGGATGCGGCAGGTCGAAGAGGAATTGAAGCGCACGGCAGGCGGACCTGTGCCGTTCTACATCACAGAGATGGGGTGGCCGACCTGCATCGGAAGCTGTGGCATCGACATCGAGGAACAGGCCCGCTACCTGGCACGCATGTTTCTGCTCGCCAGGACCATGCCTTTTATCAAAGGGATCTGGTGGTACGACCTGCAAAATGACGGCCCCGACCCTAAAAACCGTGAGCACAACTTCGGCCTATTGAACCATGATCTGACACCGAAGCCGGCCTACACAGCGCTGAAATCAGTTTCTCCGGTGGTGCGCGAAGGCCGCTACGTAGGCAGCCTGTATGCCGGGCCGGCGGTTCATATCTTGCGCTTCGATCAGGGTGAGACAACTGCCCTGGCTTTCTGGAAAGAGGAGCATGCCCCTTGCAGTGCCGTGTGGTTGACATCGTCAAAACCGATTCAAGCGAAAGTCGGAGATATAGATGGATGCATGAAGCCTGTCTCCTGGGAGGCGGTTGGTGCCAGCGGATACCGCCTCCCCCTTCCACTTTCCGAAATGCCGCAAATGTTATTTTTGGCCGGGGAAGCGATCAGCTTGGATAAGCTTGGAGCAAGCTGCGCCAGGGAACCATAG
- a CDS encoding glycosyltransferase family 4 protein, translating into MSKVMAAGNTKIAVNTRILTGHLTGVQRYLISILENLPERICQVGPAIPMHGIRGHAWEQFVLPARAKHKLLWSPSNTGPLGVTRQVLTVHDLAVIDHPEFFNRRYAAWYRFLLPRLVHRVRRIIAVSQFTKQRLIEVFGVPEKRITVIWNGIDERFCPRPEEQISAAIEKLCIPSHRYLVALGSLEPRKNLKRLLQAWSTIVSGLPNDVWLVLAGAQGKTIVFDGLPLHPLPQRVHLTGHVSDELLPALYAGAIAAPYVSLYEGFGLPALEAMACGTPVLTSNCTALPEVVGDAALMVDPYDLETISEELNRIIKSHVPPAKPEACKTVDRSKRL; encoded by the coding sequence GTGTCAAAAGTCATGGCAGCTGGAAATACAAAAATAGCTGTGAACACCAGAATCCTGACGGGCCATTTGACCGGTGTACAGCGCTATTTGATTTCTATTTTGGAGAATCTACCTGAACGGATCTGCCAAGTGGGGCCGGCAATACCCATGCATGGCATTCGTGGCCATGCATGGGAGCAATTTGTGCTTCCAGCCCGCGCAAAGCACAAGCTGCTTTGGAGTCCGAGCAACACGGGTCCTCTTGGGGTAACAAGGCAGGTCTTGACCGTTCACGACCTTGCTGTGATCGATCATCCCGAGTTTTTTAATCGGCGATATGCCGCCTGGTACCGCTTCCTGCTGCCCCGCTTGGTTCACCGGGTCAGGCGAATCATCGCCGTTTCTCAGTTCACCAAGCAAAGGTTGATAGAGGTCTTCGGTGTTCCCGAGAAGCGCATTACCGTGATCTGGAACGGCATCGATGAACGCTTCTGCCCGCGACCGGAGGAGCAGATCTCTGCTGCGATAGAGAAGCTTTGCATCCCAAGCCACCGCTACCTTGTCGCGCTAGGCTCGCTGGAGCCGCGAAAGAATCTGAAACGCTTGCTCCAAGCGTGGTCTACCATCGTCAGCGGCTTGCCGAACGATGTGTGGCTTGTGCTTGCTGGCGCACAGGGAAAGACCATCGTGTTCGACGGCCTGCCGCTACACCCTTTGCCGCAGCGAGTTCATCTGACCGGGCACGTGTCCGATGAATTGCTTCCCGCGCTTTACGCCGGCGCCATCGCAGCACCCTACGTCTCACTTTACGAAGGCTTCGGATTGCCTGCCCTTGAGGCGATGGCTTGCGGGACACCGGTGCTCACCAGCAATTGTACCGCTCTCCCGGAAGTGGTGGGTGACGCCGCGCTGATGGTTGATCCCTATGATTTGGAAACGATTTCGGAGGAACTGAACAGGATAATCAAAAGTCATGTACCTCCGGCAAAGCCGGAGGCTTGTAAAACCGTGGACCGCTCAAAGCGATTGTAA